One segment of Chionomys nivalis chromosome 1, mChiNiv1.1, whole genome shotgun sequence DNA contains the following:
- the Tmem176b gene encoding transmembrane protein 176B yields MAQTTVTVNGAEVASALPTSPHVNIHIHHHSALEQLLRAMGSVKKSLSCPQDTGPSKASIHHGLLALGVTQILLGLVSCVLGVCLYFGPETELHAFGYAFWSGSVAVVAGTGIIVNEKRRGKLTGHISCLLILACTATAVAATVLSVNSLTWQTSGAYRYRISSTCDSLQTSTYSGDGLVQFTNNTSWRTERCREYLLMMMNLFLALYIMLTVVCILKIVVCLTSLGLSLQSMCGRSSQALDKEEAEKKLLGGDSTPPSPTKAIPVIL; encoded by the exons atggctcaaactACGGTGACGGTGAACGGAGCTGAAGTGGCCTCCGCACTGCCCACGTCCCCTCACGTCAACATCCACATCCACCACCACTCTGCTCTGGAGCAGCTGCTGAGAGCCATGGGCTCCGTGAAGAagtctctctcctgccctcaggACACGGGGCCCTCCAAGGCCAGCATCCACCATGGGCTGCTGGCTCTAGGG GTGACCCAGATATTGCTGGGGCTTGTGAGCTGTGTTCTCGGAGTATGTCTCTACTTTGGGCCTGAGACTGAGCTGCATGCCTTTGGCTATGCCTTCTGGTCAGGGTCTGTG GCAGTTGTAGCCGGAACTGGCATCATTGTCAACGAGAAGCGACGTGGAAAACTAACT GGCCACATATCCTGCCTGCTTATCCTGGCTTGCACTGCGACAGCTGTGGCTGCGACGGTCCTGAGTGTGAACAGCTTAACCTGGCAAACGAGCGGTGCCTACCGTTACAGGATCAGTTCCACATGTGACTCCTTACAGACGAGCACGTACAGTGGGGACGGGCTAGTGCAATTCACTAACAACACAAGCTGGCGGACAGAGAGGTGCCGAGAGTACCTGCTCATGATGATG AACTTGTTCCTAGCATTGTACATCatgctcacagttgtctgtatcCTGAAGATCGTCGTGTGTTTGACTTCCCTGGGACTGAGTCTCCAAAGTATGTGTGGCCGGAGCTCCCAGGCCCTG gataaagaagaggcagaaaagaagcttcttgggGGAGATTCAACACCTCCCTCCCCAACCAAGGCAATTCCTGTTATTCTGTGA